Proteins encoded in a region of the Rothia mucilaginosa genome:
- the gmk gene encoding guanylate kinase has protein sequence MSQPTLTVLAGPTAVGKGTVCQYIRENYPNVWFSVSATTRDPRPGEVDGTHYYFVSMEEFDQMIADGQMLEYAVVHGKNKYGTPRAKVQEALDAGRPVILEIDLQGARQIRETMPDARLIFLAPPSWDELVSRLVGRGTESEQEQARRLETAKVELAAEKEFDVTVVNDSVERAAKEIAELIGAA, from the coding sequence ATGTCTCAGCCGACTCTCACCGTACTGGCTGGCCCCACTGCTGTTGGCAAGGGTACGGTGTGCCAGTACATTCGTGAGAACTACCCGAACGTGTGGTTCTCTGTTTCCGCTACCACTCGTGATCCTCGCCCCGGTGAGGTTGACGGTACTCACTACTATTTCGTTTCGATGGAAGAGTTTGACCAGATGATTGCTGACGGTCAGATGCTTGAGTACGCTGTGGTGCACGGTAAGAACAAGTACGGTACTCCGCGCGCTAAGGTCCAGGAGGCTCTGGATGCTGGCCGCCCGGTGATCCTTGAGATTGACCTGCAGGGTGCTCGCCAGATTCGCGAGACCATGCCTGATGCTCGCCTGATTTTCTTGGCTCCTCCGAGCTGGGATGAGCTGGTGTCGCGTCTGGTGGGTCGAGGTACCGAGAGTGAGCAGGAGCAAGCTCGTCGCCTTGAAACCGCGAAGGTTGAGCTGGCTGCTGAGAAGGAATTTGACGTCACGGTCGTCAACGACTCTGTTGAGCGTGCGGCGAAGGAGATTGCTGAGCTGATTGGCGCCGCCTAA
- the mihF gene encoding integration host factor, actinobacterial type, whose amino-acid sequence MPLTPLTEDARASAREKAVLARAHRQEIKRALSDRELSVRQVLDMVDSDPALAKMPVGQMLRALPGIGAVRAERIIEELHIAPTRRLGGLGVHQRRKMVEYFNRNSRYLNRARRRTNTLPPESSQP is encoded by the coding sequence ATGCCGCTGACTCCGCTAACTGAGGATGCGCGCGCCTCCGCCCGCGAGAAGGCAGTACTTGCCCGAGCACACCGCCAGGAAATTAAGCGTGCACTGAGTGACCGTGAACTTTCCGTGCGTCAGGTGCTCGACATGGTCGATTCCGACCCTGCACTGGCTAAAATGCCGGTGGGGCAGATGTTGCGCGCACTTCCGGGCATTGGTGCCGTTCGAGCTGAACGCATCATTGAAGAACTTCATATTGCACCGACTCGCCGCCTTGGCGGCCTTGGTGTACACCAGCGTCGCAAGATGGTGGAGTACTTCAACCGTAATTCGCGGTATTTGAACCGTGCACGTCGCAGGACTAATACTCTGCCTCCTGAATCTTCTCAGCCCTAA